A part of Methanothrix sp. genomic DNA contains:
- a CDS encoding (R)-citramalate synthase, with translation MRFLDTTLRDGEQTPGVSLSADDKLHIAQLLDELGVDVIEAGSAITSDGERESIRAIASAGLKAEICSFARANQKDIDAALDCDIDSLHLVVPVSDLHIERKLRSDRESVLRKAVEATEYAKAHGLIVELSGEDASRADLDYLESIYRATIEAGADRLCFCDTVGVLLPERTAEIFQRLRSLGKPISIHCHDDFGMATANTVAALRNGAAQAHVTINGIGERAGNTSLEEVVMCLENLYGIRTGIKCNLLYQISRVVSKKTGIPVAPNKAIVGENAFTHEAGIHVHGLIADTSTYEPMRPEQVGRKRRIVLGKMSGRAAVELALREFGIAVNEDQLNEIVSRVKELGDKGKRVSDADLQSIADTVLSRELKPRVILEELTVVSGNRVTPTASVKLILDGRETLEAGAGVGPVDAAVNAVRRAISGVTDIRLEEYHVDAITGGTNALVEVWVTMAIGDRSITARGAGADIIMASVEAVLEGINRLMLLEDR, from the coding sequence ATAAGATTCCTCGACACCACACTGCGTGATGGCGAACAGACACCTGGGGTCTCCCTGAGCGCAGATGACAAGCTTCACATCGCGCAGCTTTTGGACGAACTGGGCGTTGATGTGATCGAGGCAGGATCCGCAATAACCTCTGATGGGGAGCGCGAATCGATCCGTGCCATCGCGTCTGCAGGGCTTAAAGCCGAGATCTGCTCTTTTGCGCGTGCAAACCAAAAGGACATCGACGCTGCGCTTGATTGCGATATCGATTCCCTGCACCTTGTCGTTCCGGTATCGGATCTTCACATCGAGAGGAAGCTGAGATCCGACAGGGAATCAGTGCTCAGAAAGGCTGTTGAGGCCACCGAGTACGCGAAGGCACATGGACTGATCGTCGAGCTCAGCGGCGAGGACGCGAGCAGAGCCGATCTCGATTACCTTGAGTCAATTTACAGAGCCACAATCGAGGCTGGAGCAGACAGGCTTTGCTTCTGCGACACTGTGGGAGTGCTTCTCCCTGAGAGAACTGCTGAGATATTTCAGCGCCTGAGGTCTCTGGGCAAACCCATAAGCATCCACTGCCACGACGACTTCGGGATGGCCACCGCGAACACTGTGGCAGCTCTAAGGAACGGCGCTGCGCAGGCGCATGTCACCATCAACGGCATCGGCGAGCGCGCGGGCAACACCAGCCTGGAGGAGGTCGTGATGTGCCTGGAGAACCTTTACGGTATAAGGACGGGCATAAAGTGCAATCTTTTATATCAGATCTCCAGAGTTGTCTCGAAGAAGACCGGCATACCTGTGGCGCCGAACAAGGCAATCGTCGGGGAGAACGCATTCACGCACGAGGCAGGCATACACGTCCACGGTCTGATCGCGGACACATCCACATATGAGCCGATGCGCCCGGAGCAGGTCGGCAGGAAGAGGAGGATCGTCCTCGGGAAGATGTCCGGAAGAGCAGCGGTCGAGCTTGCCCTCCGGGAGTTCGGGATCGCAGTGAACGAGGACCAGCTGAACGAGATCGTGAGCAGGGTCAAGGAGCTGGGCGATAAGGGCAAGCGGGTCTCGGATGCGGATCTGCAGTCGATAGCCGATACGGTGCTCTCAAGAGAGCTGAAGCCCAGGGTCATCCTGGAGGAGCTGACAGTGGTCAGCGGGAACAGGGTGACGCCCACAGCGAGCGTGAAGCTCATCCTGGATGGAAGGGAGACGCTGGAGGCTGGCGCAGGGGTCGGGCCTGTGGACGCTGCTGTGAATGCCGTCAGAAGGGCTATATCGGGCGTAACAGATATTCGGCTTGAGGAGTACCATGTGGATGCCATAACAGGCGGAACAAATGCCCTGGTCGAGGTATGGGTGACGATGGCTATAGGAGATAGGAGCATAACAGCCAGGGGCGCGGGGGCCGATATAATAATGGCCTCTGTCGAGGCTGTTCTGGAAGGTATAAACAGGCTGATGCTTTTGGAGGATAGATGA
- a CDS encoding radical SAM protein, with protein MRYIFGPVLSRRLGLSMGVDLLPLKTCSMDCCYCEIGATTCLTMRRDRYVPEEVVIREISRVSDIDFDYLTFAGSGEPTLHSGLGEIIRAARKLIDRPIAVITNSSLFSERHVREEVAQADLVLPSLDAATQETFERINRPAAGLRIDDIIEGLRAFRSEFGGEIWLEVMLVRGINEIDAPMIARAAEEIEPDRIQLNTVVRPPAEPVLPLSRDEMLRMLRIFKGAELIPDWDWRVPDDAEERIAELLHEPMTLEDLQSESGLRYEDAVKYLKILEDDGRIARSVRDGKIYFQRC; from the coding sequence ATGCGGTACATCTTCGGGCCTGTCCTCTCAAGGAGGCTCGGCCTCTCGATGGGCGTGGATCTTCTGCCCCTCAAGACGTGCAGCATGGACTGCTGCTACTGCGAGATAGGCGCCACGACATGTCTCACAATGAGGAGGGATCGCTACGTCCCTGAGGAGGTTGTTATCAGGGAGATCTCCAGGGTATCAGATATCGATTTTGACTACCTGACTTTCGCGGGATCGGGAGAGCCGACGCTGCACTCGGGCCTTGGGGAGATCATACGTGCTGCGAGGAAGCTGATCGACAGGCCGATCGCGGTCATCACGAACAGCAGTCTGTTCTCCGAAAGGCACGTCAGGGAGGAGGTGGCCCAGGCGGATCTTGTCCTTCCCTCTCTGGATGCGGCAACGCAGGAGACCTTCGAGAGGATCAACAGGCCGGCTGCAGGGTTGAGGATAGATGATATCATCGAGGGGCTGCGGGCCTTCAGATCAGAGTTCGGAGGAGAGATATGGCTCGAGGTGATGCTTGTCCGGGGCATAAACGAGATCGATGCACCGATGATAGCCAGGGCTGCGGAGGAGATCGAGCCGGACAGGATACAGCTCAACACCGTGGTCAGGCCGCCAGCAGAGCCCGTGCTGCCGCTGAGCAGGGATGAGATGCTCAGGATGCTCCGGATCTTCAAGGGCGCCGAGCTGATACCGGACTGGGACTGGAGGGTTCCGGATGATGCTGAGGAGAGGATCGCAGAGCTGCTTCACGAGCCCATGACACTGGAGGATCTGCAGAGCGAATCAGGCCTGCGCTACGAGGATGCTGTGAAGTACCTGAAGATACTTGAGGATGATGGCAGGATTGCACGCAGCGTCCGCGATGGGAAGATATACTTTCAGAGATGTTAG
- a CDS encoding YunC family protein: MIHEIIQLSRKVADGYVISLGYLKLVCAVTDRGMVGCGAYDVGALDRHGYPAARVRSSTGGLITTVDDLLRGEVFEANSAARRLGIKEGMSGREALELL; this comes from the coding sequence TTGATTCATGAGATCATACAGCTGAGCAGGAAGGTTGCAGACGGTTACGTGATAAGTCTTGGATATCTCAAGCTTGTCTGCGCGGTCACCGACCGTGGGATGGTGGGATGCGGCGCATATGATGTCGGCGCCCTCGATCGGCACGGCTATCCGGCAGCGAGGGTGAGGTCGAGCACCGGCGGGCTGATAACAACAGTGGATGACCTCCTAAGGGGAGAGGTGTTTGAGGCGAACAGCGCGGCCAGAAGGCTCGGCATAAAGGAGGGCATGTCCGGACGCGAGGCTCTGGAGCTTCTGTAG
- the cfbD gene encoding Ni-sirohydrochlorin a,c-diamide reductive cyclase catalytic subunit: MSTEVQVIHPRPSSIVAALYTLRDLGVDVIILHGPSGCCFKHARLLEEDGVRVLTTGLDEKGFVFGGQEQLVRLLRRAVELFDPKIIAVAGTCSSMIIGEDLHKAVVEASIEVPVIEAEVHAGYRDNTKGVIITLEAARDAGIIDDLELNRQKRLLEKATEIERLYGAASSEYLPPERGDVKFVVASRLLEFLMDGKRGLNILNAKKETAYMFADINLSLIEVARALGCEDKIRTLANLDSNVGLPKVRGDARNIADALKEKGVKFELTGGLDEYPVAGERIADMIEGEKYDFALISGVPHAIPIDALRGMELFSITNGPRQVRPLRDMGHHHVVVEIDLHPKTMGVSTIVESEFGATLREVARRRNIL; encoded by the coding sequence ATGAGTACAGAGGTTCAGGTTATTCACCCACGCCCCAGCTCGATAGTGGCTGCCCTTTACACTCTGCGGGATCTCGGCGTGGATGTGATCATACTCCACGGCCCCAGCGGATGCTGCTTCAAGCACGCGAGGCTCCTGGAGGAGGATGGCGTAAGGGTTCTGACCACAGGCCTCGATGAGAAGGGCTTCGTCTTCGGAGGGCAGGAGCAGCTTGTGAGGCTCCTGAGAAGAGCTGTGGAGCTCTTCGATCCGAAGATCATAGCTGTCGCTGGAACGTGCAGCAGCATGATCATAGGAGAGGATCTGCACAAGGCCGTGGTGGAAGCGAGCATCGAGGTTCCTGTCATCGAGGCTGAGGTCCATGCCGGGTACAGGGACAACACAAAGGGTGTGATCATAACGCTCGAGGCTGCGAGGGATGCCGGCATAATAGATGATCTCGAGCTCAATCGACAGAAGAGGCTCCTGGAAAAGGCGACCGAGATCGAGCGGCTCTACGGTGCCGCGAGCAGCGAGTACCTGCCGCCGGAGAGGGGGGATGTCAAGTTCGTTGTGGCCTCAAGGCTCCTTGAGTTTCTCATGGACGGCAAACGGGGTCTCAACATACTCAACGCGAAGAAGGAGACGGCCTACATGTTCGCAGACATCAACCTCTCCCTCATAGAGGTTGCCAGGGCTCTCGGCTGTGAGGATAAAATAAGAACGCTTGCGAACCTCGACTCCAATGTGGGCCTGCCAAAGGTGAGAGGGGATGCGAGGAACATAGCAGATGCTCTGAAGGAGAAGGGCGTGAAGTTCGAGCTCACGGGAGGTCTTGATGAATATCCTGTGGCGGGAGAGCGCATTGCAGATATGATTGAAGGGGAGAAGTACGACTTCGCCTTGATATCAGGCGTTCCGCATGCGATACCGATCGATGCGCTGCGCGGAATGGAGCTCTTCTCGATAACCAACGGCCCCCGCCAGGTCAGGCCCCTGAGGGATATGGGCCATCATCACGTTGTTGTGGAGATAGATCTCCATCCCAAGACCATGGGCGTCAGCACAATCGTCGAGTCGGAGTTCGGCGCCACTCTCAGGGAGGTCGCAAGGAGGAGAAATATACTGTAA
- the cfbE gene encoding coenzyme F430 synthase, with the protein MAVLDSIHGAGIIAARLGELGIDAEALEVYHNNHEMERFSLVVAPVHLSPQNRSLSDARRLGKRVISHHRAVGIILGEREFRAVEITGTRGKTTTALLLALMLSHDMRVVSHTTSGIELWDCGRRSLIRSGMSITPGNLIAAHQVASHERADVLVSEVSLGGTGAFDVGVITSLAGDYLIAGGSMWASTAKLQMLALSKTNARIVANTDAKLSADITFGDGGDVRLSGRSVEIMGESFPLFLDEALDPTYFDGIAGALAAATSMGVDVQDALEALEGFGGFQGRMSRYQIDGVSVIDNSNSGLKVSGIERALDLASGGRICLVAGEDAESVCEGLDIDALVKMIESRRGEIDELILVGRRLEPYAQRLRGYVANNFQDGLEVARRHTSAGDCLVLCVKCFR; encoded by the coding sequence GTGGCCGTCCTCGACTCGATCCATGGCGCAGGGATCATAGCAGCGAGGCTGGGAGAGCTCGGCATCGATGCAGAGGCGCTCGAGGTCTACCACAATAATCACGAGATGGAGAGGTTCTCGCTGGTTGTGGCCCCTGTGCACCTCTCTCCGCAGAACAGATCACTCTCAGATGCCAGGCGGCTCGGAAAGAGGGTGATATCTCATCACAGAGCCGTGGGGATCATCCTGGGCGAGAGGGAGTTCAGGGCTGTCGAGATTACGGGGACGAGAGGGAAGACGACCACAGCCCTCCTGCTGGCGCTGATGCTCTCGCATGATATGCGCGTGGTCTCACACACCACCAGCGGCATCGAGCTCTGGGACTGCGGGAGGAGATCGCTCATCAGATCCGGCATGAGCATCACGCCTGGAAATCTCATAGCCGCTCATCAGGTTGCATCACATGAAAGAGCCGATGTCCTCGTCTCAGAGGTCTCGCTCGGCGGCACCGGAGCGTTTGATGTGGGCGTGATAACAAGTCTCGCAGGAGACTACCTCATAGCAGGTGGATCGATGTGGGCGAGCACTGCCAAGCTCCAGATGCTCGCTCTCTCGAAAACGAATGCCAGGATAGTGGCGAACACAGATGCGAAGCTATCCGCTGATATCACATTTGGCGATGGCGGTGACGTGAGGCTCTCCGGGAGATCTGTTGAGATCATGGGAGAATCGTTTCCTCTCTTCCTGGACGAAGCGCTGGACCCCACATATTTCGATGGGATCGCAGGTGCGCTGGCAGCCGCCACCTCGATGGGTGTGGATGTTCAGGATGCTCTGGAGGCGCTCGAGGGCTTCGGGGGCTTCCAGGGCAGGATGTCGAGATATCAGATTGATGGTGTGAGTGTCATCGACAACTCGAACTCGGGGCTGAAGGTATCCGGCATCGAGAGAGCGCTCGATCTCGCCTCTGGTGGTCGCATATGTCTCGTTGCGGGAGAGGACGCGGAGAGCGTCTGCGAGGGTCTTGATATCGATGCGCTTGTGAAGATGATCGAGTCCAGAAGGGGTGAGATAGATGAGCTCATCCTGGTCGGGAGGAGGCTCGAGCCGTATGCACAGCGGCTCAGGGGGTATGTGGCGAACAACTTCCAGGATGGGCTCGAGGTTGCCCGCAGGCACACCTCCGCAGGAGATTGTTTGGTTTTATGTGTTAAATGCTTCAGGTGA
- the cfbA gene encoding sirohydrochlorin nickelochelatase has product MEDIGLLVLGHGSTLPYNKALVEELAGMIKRRHPGPVRTAYLNANDPKIPEGLMSFAGTNVRRIVAIPLFLAAGVHTLEDIPRELGIPKGERVGFVKIDGRDVEVTCAEPLGVDECIADLAYRRARESF; this is encoded by the coding sequence ATGGAGGACATAGGACTTCTTGTGCTCGGGCACGGCAGCACGTTGCCCTACAACAAGGCGCTGGTGGAGGAGCTGGCAGGGATGATAAAAAGAAGGCATCCTGGTCCGGTGAGAACTGCTTATCTCAACGCCAACGATCCGAAGATACCTGAGGGTCTCATGAGCTTCGCCGGCACCAACGTGAGGAGAATCGTGGCAATCCCGCTCTTCCTCGCAGCCGGGGTGCACACCCTGGAGGACATCCCCAGGGAGCTGGGGATCCCGAAGGGCGAGCGCGTTGGTTTTGTCAAAATAGATGGCAGGGATGTGGAGGTGACATGCGCCGAGCCGCTCGGCGTCGATGAATGCATTGCGGATCTCGCCTATCGGAGGGCCCGGGAGAGCTTCTAG
- the pscS gene encoding O-phospho-L-seryl-tRNA:Cys-tRNA synthase — protein MPSSITSKLDKFRCMKRSISEINLDPLQRGGILTPEARAALVEWGDGYSVCDFCEGMLDRVRNPPVEEFVHEILPQFLDVDEVRITHGAREGMYAAMHSLCDAGDYIVADGNAHYTTVLAAERAGLEISYVENSGEPEYTINPEGYRGAIRDVTDQGYRVSMAVLTYPDGNYGNLVDARRVAEICHEEGVPLLLNGAYSIGRMPVSARDLNADIVVGSGHKSMASSGPIGVLGAKQEYADIIFRRSKSKKNKEVELLGCTVRGAGLLTMMASFPHVVERIGRWQEEVDKARWFSSQLEDLGIEQQGEKPHNHDLMFFKSERLYEISKSARKGRYFLYHELKDRGICGIKPGLTRQFKLSTYLIPREDLERVISAFQDIVNMGSKVQAE, from the coding sequence ATGCCATCCAGTATCACATCAAAGCTCGATAAGTTCAGGTGCATGAAGAGGAGCATCTCGGAGATAAACCTCGACCCGCTCCAGAGGGGCGGTATTCTCACCCCGGAGGCACGGGCGGCTCTCGTCGAGTGGGGCGATGGTTACTCGGTCTGCGACTTCTGCGAGGGTATGCTCGACAGGGTGAGGAATCCTCCCGTGGAGGAGTTCGTTCATGAGATCCTCCCACAGTTTCTGGATGTGGATGAGGTGCGCATAACCCACGGAGCCAGGGAGGGTATGTACGCTGCGATGCATTCACTCTGCGACGCAGGCGATTACATCGTGGCAGATGGGAATGCGCACTACACCACAGTTCTCGCGGCAGAGCGTGCAGGCCTCGAGATATCATATGTCGAAAACAGCGGGGAGCCTGAGTACACCATAAACCCAGAGGGATACAGGGGCGCCATAAGGGATGTCACAGACCAGGGTTACAGGGTGAGCATGGCGGTGCTCACATACCCCGATGGCAACTACGGGAATCTTGTGGATGCGAGAAGGGTTGCGGAGATATGCCACGAGGAGGGCGTGCCGCTCCTCCTGAACGGCGCGTACTCCATAGGAAGGATGCCTGTGAGCGCCCGAGATCTCAACGCTGATATAGTCGTGGGGAGCGGCCACAAGTCCATGGCATCCTCAGGTCCAATAGGGGTCCTGGGCGCGAAGCAGGAGTATGCGGATATCATATTCAGGCGCTCGAAGAGCAAGAAGAACAAGGAGGTCGAGCTCCTCGGGTGCACCGTCCGCGGCGCCGGGCTTCTGACCATGATGGCGAGCTTCCCGCATGTCGTGGAGCGCATCGGAAGATGGCAGGAGGAGGTCGATAAGGCGCGCTGGTTCTCATCACAGCTCGAGGATCTGGGAATAGAGCAGCAGGGCGAGAAGCCTCACAACCACGACCTGATGTTCTTCAAATCCGAGAGGCTCTACGAGATCTCGAAGAGCGCCAGGAAGGGCCGCTACTTCCTGTACCATGAGCTCAAGGATCGCGGGATATGCGGGATCAAGCCCGGCCTCACAAGGCAGTTCAAGCTGAGCACGTACCTCATCCCGAGGGAGGATCTGGAGCGTGTGATCTCAGCATTTCAGGATATCGTCAACATGGGCTCAAAGGTGCAGGCGGAATAA
- a CDS encoding glycerophosphodiester phosphodiesterase family protein, which yields MAALIGHRGAPALAPENTLQGIRVAHSCGAEMVEMDVRLSSDGVLVLMHDETVDRTTNGSGMVEDLSIRELRCLDAGGEPVPTLREALRLVESLGIQPVVEMKEEGLEELVLEELVGYKAIVTSFYHRSVLELGELLREREDADGIKTGIIISSLPVNPVDLALDAHADAIFPKRVSPNIFKTAHRKGIRVYPWTVNTPERAAWLLRLGADGLVTDDPCAIRDVLKAAPMNTGRENCKYYPCHHFEGQDCTHCFCPLYPCKDPELGRFVRTKRGKRFWSCIDCVLVHIPEIARYLEENPDAGTEDLKSFLGTTRRACFRRAERAGKGSG from the coding sequence ATGGCCGCGCTTATAGGGCATCGTGGTGCTCCTGCTCTGGCTCCCGAGAACACGCTGCAGGGGATAAGAGTGGCGCATTCATGCGGAGCCGAGATGGTCGAGATGGACGTGCGTCTCTCCTCGGACGGCGTTCTGGTCCTGATGCACGATGAGACCGTCGACAGGACAACAAACGGCTCAGGCATGGTCGAGGATCTGAGCATCCGGGAGCTCAGGTGCCTGGACGCAGGCGGCGAGCCTGTGCCGACGCTGCGGGAGGCTCTGAGGCTCGTGGAGTCATTAGGAATCCAGCCGGTCGTTGAGATGAAGGAGGAGGGCCTGGAGGAGCTTGTTCTCGAGGAGCTCGTTGGATATAAAGCCATAGTGACATCGTTTTACCACAGAAGTGTGCTTGAGCTCGGCGAGCTTCTCAGGGAGAGGGAGGACGCGGATGGGATAAAAACCGGCATCATAATATCGTCACTGCCTGTTAACCCCGTGGATTTAGCTCTGGATGCGCATGCAGATGCGATATTCCCAAAGAGGGTGAGCCCGAACATCTTCAAGACCGCACACAGAAAGGGCATACGGGTCTACCCCTGGACGGTCAACACCCCTGAGAGGGCGGCATGGCTGCTCAGGCTCGGGGCGGATGGTCTTGTAACAGACGATCCATGCGCGATAAGGGATGTGCTGAAAGCTGCTCCGATGAACACGGGCCGGGAGAACTGCAAGTACTATCCATGCCATCACTTCGAGGGGCAGGACTGCACCCACTGCTTCTGTCCTCTATACCCATGCAAGGACCCGGAGCTGGGGAGGTTTGTGAGAACAAAAAGAGGCAAGAGGTTCTGGTCGTGCATCGACTGCGTCCTGGTCCACATACCGGAGATCGCCAGGTATCTCGAGGAGAATCCGGATGCTGGAACCGAGGATCTGAAGAGCTTTCTTGGGACTACCAGAAGAGCATGCTTCCGCAGAGCCGAGCGTGCTGGCAAGGGGAGCGGCTGA
- the purL gene encoding phosphoribosylformylglycinamidine synthase subunit PurL codes for MKVIGLADSELESSLRRAGIGMSVSEARSIASILGRDPTLAELFCYDAMWSEHCSYKSSRAVLREFLPTEGPNVVLGPVEDSGIVSIDDEWCVVISHESHNHPSQILPNEGAATGIGGIVRDVNCMGARVVATADPLRFGDPYGRESNRVRWVAEGVVDGIWQYGNALGVPVIAGDVVFSRCFDYNCLVNVVAIGVVRRDEIIRSRAPPGSGERGYDVILVGKPTDSSGFGGVVFASDTLREEEEETNRGAVQIPDPFLKNVLFKANDDLFRLVREDGVEIGFKDLGGGGLTCASSEMGAAGGYGMEIDLDMLHVAGDFPPEVLCIAETQERFLIIAPRELRERILRIYNEDWDLPNVYEGARASVIGRMAAHDRYIVRHRGREVVNVPIKHLTGGIRYERAWRPRIRNLVEPDVRMPEDINRVMLELLSSPNIASREHIYRYYDTEVQGNTVIRPGEADAGLIAPIRGRDFGIALSVDSNPFYGRISPYWGGATAVAEAMRNVAAIGATPSTLTDCLNFGNPEKPEAFWEFRESVRGLADAARNLWLKGYPGQPVPIVSGNVSFYNESPEGAVDPSPVIACVGIMKDISKAITMSLKEDGDGLYLLGPRFDELGGSEYYRVIWGVTGANVPVVRFPLERSMIYTVVDAVDREILRAAHDISNGGMAITAAEMCMLSDHGISIDISDLGDMRSDRILFSESSGFVVEVVDGAEEEFVSIARSHNLNPVRLGTVSTGSMEIVRDGKVLVRLDPEDAREAWSSGLREAMR; via the coding sequence TTGAAGGTAATCGGTCTTGCCGATAGCGAGCTCGAATCCAGCTTGCGGAGAGCGGGAATCGGCATGTCTGTATCAGAGGCGCGTTCCATAGCCTCGATCCTGGGAAGGGATCCGACGCTGGCCGAGCTTTTCTGCTACGATGCCATGTGGTCCGAGCACTGCTCGTACAAGAGCAGCAGGGCCGTGCTGAGGGAGTTCCTGCCGACGGAGGGCCCGAACGTTGTTCTCGGCCCTGTCGAGGACTCCGGTATTGTGAGCATAGATGATGAATGGTGCGTGGTGATATCCCACGAGAGCCACAACCACCCGAGCCAGATACTCCCGAACGAGGGGGCGGCAACCGGCATCGGCGGAATCGTGCGCGATGTGAACTGCATGGGCGCCAGGGTCGTCGCGACCGCAGATCCCCTCCGCTTTGGAGATCCGTATGGACGGGAGTCGAACAGGGTGCGCTGGGTTGCGGAGGGCGTGGTCGATGGGATCTGGCAGTACGGCAATGCACTGGGTGTGCCGGTCATAGCTGGAGATGTCGTTTTCAGCAGATGCTTCGACTACAACTGTCTCGTCAACGTGGTTGCGATTGGTGTTGTCAGAAGAGACGAGATCATAAGGTCGCGCGCGCCTCCAGGTTCTGGCGAGAGGGGCTATGATGTCATCCTTGTCGGAAAGCCGACAGACTCCTCAGGCTTTGGTGGAGTGGTATTCGCATCAGACACGCTCAGGGAGGAAGAGGAGGAGACGAACCGCGGAGCGGTACAGATCCCGGATCCCTTCCTCAAGAACGTTCTCTTCAAGGCCAATGACGATCTCTTCAGGCTCGTGCGCGAGGATGGCGTCGAGATAGGATTCAAGGATCTGGGCGGTGGGGGGCTCACCTGTGCATCATCAGAGATGGGAGCGGCCGGTGGCTACGGAATGGAGATCGATCTCGACATGCTCCACGTCGCGGGCGATTTTCCGCCTGAGGTTCTGTGCATAGCCGAGACACAGGAGAGGTTCCTGATAATAGCTCCCAGGGAACTCCGCGAGAGGATTCTCAGGATATACAACGAGGACTGGGACCTGCCGAACGTGTATGAGGGCGCCAGGGCGAGCGTGATAGGCAGGATGGCAGCCCACGACAGATACATCGTCCGTCACAGAGGGAGAGAGGTTGTGAATGTACCCATAAAGCACCTCACGGGAGGAATAAGGTACGAGAGGGCCTGGCGGCCCAGGATCAGGAACCTCGTCGAGCCTGATGTGAGAATGCCGGAGGATATCAACAGAGTGATGCTTGAGCTGCTCTCCTCCCCGAACATAGCCTCAAGGGAGCACATCTACAGGTACTACGATACAGAGGTTCAGGGGAACACAGTGATACGGCCTGGAGAGGCGGATGCAGGCCTCATCGCCCCGATCAGGGGAAGGGACTTCGGGATCGCGCTGTCCGTGGATTCAAACCCGTTTTACGGAAGGATAAGCCCGTACTGGGGAGGGGCCACGGCGGTCGCTGAGGCGATGAGGAACGTTGCAGCCATAGGCGCAACCCCCTCGACACTCACAGACTGCCTGAACTTCGGCAACCCGGAGAAGCCCGAGGCCTTCTGGGAGTTCAGGGAATCTGTTCGCGGTCTGGCCGATGCTGCCAGGAACCTATGGCTCAAGGGTTATCCGGGGCAGCCAGTACCCATAGTCTCGGGGAACGTGAGCTTCTACAACGAGTCCCCGGAGGGGGCTGTAGACCCATCGCCTGTCATAGCATGTGTCGGTATAATGAAGGACATCAGCAAGGCGATCACGATGTCCTTGAAGGAAGATGGTGACGGATTGTACCTTCTCGGTCCCAGGTTCGATGAGCTCGGCGGCTCAGAGTACTACCGCGTCATCTGGGGAGTCACAGGGGCGAACGTGCCTGTTGTCAGGTTCCCGCTGGAGAGATCCATGATCTACACAGTCGTAGATGCTGTGGACCGTGAGATACTGCGGGCAGCTCACGACATATCGAACGGCGGGATGGCGATAACAGCGGCCGAGATGTGCATGCTCTCCGATCATGGAATCTCCATCGACATATCCGATCTGGGTGATATGCGATCCGACAGGATCCTCTTCTCAGAGTCCTCAGGATTCGTGGTGGAGGTTGTGGATGGAGCGGAGGAGGAGTTCGTAAGCATAGCCAGGAGTCACAACCTCAATCCCGTGAGGCTCGGCACTGTCTCGACCGGCAGCATGGAGATTGTGAGGGATGGAAAGGTGCTTGTGAGGCTCGATCCGGAGGACGCAAGGGAGGCCTGGAGCTCTGGCCTGAGGGAGGCGATGAGATGA
- the purQ gene encoding phosphoribosylformylglycinamidine synthase I, translating to MRIAVMQFPGTNCEHETLVAVKECGMDGEIFRWNRPEQELCGFDGYVIPGGFSYQDRVRAGVIASKEPVMATLREEAERGKPIIGICNGFQILVESGILPFGDGVRLALAQNVMIRGGEIVRRGYYCAWTMLRHDAEERRCSGSYILRRGDILSIPIAHAEGNLVAADKKIIERLIDNDQIVFRYCSERGEVINEFPVNVNGSTENIAGICNPEGNVLGMMPHPERAFFAWQLPRKHPRALGYGPGRLIFESMKRYIEERRS from the coding sequence ATGAGGATCGCTGTGATGCAGTTCCCGGGCACGAACTGCGAGCATGAGACGCTTGTGGCTGTAAAGGAGTGCGGCATGGATGGGGAGATCTTCAGATGGAACCGGCCCGAGCAGGAGCTCTGCGGGTTCGATGGGTATGTGATACCAGGAGGCTTCTCGTACCAGGACAGGGTGCGCGCTGGGGTTATAGCGTCCAAGGAGCCAGTCATGGCCACACTGAGGGAGGAAGCGGAGAGGGGAAAGCCGATCATAGGGATATGCAACGGATTTCAGATACTCGTGGAGTCAGGAATACTCCCGTTCGGGGATGGGGTGAGGCTGGCGCTCGCGCAGAACGTCATGATCCGAGGGGGAGAGATAGTGCGCCGCGGATACTACTGCGCCTGGACGATGCTCAGGCATGATGCTGAGGAGAGGAGATGCAGCGGATCCTACATTCTGAGGAGAGGGGATATCCTGAGCATACCGATCGCGCACGCTGAGGGGAACCTTGTTGCAGCTGATAAAAAAATCATCGAGAGGCTCATCGATAACGACCAGATCGTTTTCAGGTACTGCAGCGAGCGGGGGGAGGTAATCAACGAGTTTCCAGTTAATGTGAACGGTTCCACGGAGAACATCGCCGGCATATGCAACCCCGAGGGCAACGTCCTTGGGATGATGCCCCATCCAGAGAGAGCGTTCTTCGCATGGCAGCTCCCGCGGAAGCACCCCAGGGCGCTGGGATACGGCCCGGGGAGGCTGATCTTTGAATCGATGAAGAGATACATAGAGGAGAGGAGATCATGA